In the genome of Candidatus Reidiella endopervernicosa, one region contains:
- a CDS encoding HD-GYP domain-containing protein has protein sequence MSESSIEVDEETIKDFLGELTDAYDNMSDALVRIDDAPDDRSAIDELFRVVHSIKSNLRMVGLEQLSEIIHMLEDILDAIRHGHLHHVAGFNDLLLLVVAQIRELSAQQLSSPGESAESGQLHTLIHTLTDTDPAHLQQRVIETLQQIDPNGDYEVAESPQPTRSDSTAQSADIAFFFELSQQIESVTPFWPGRSTRLLDLCLSMNEAADNPVDEVQLTAAVYLYDIGMSFLPIEIATKGEPLSDEESAQLKGHSRIGYEWMRRMSGWESAAEMIHHHHERLDGSGYPQQLNGEQICEGAKIIAIADTFVAMISNRCYREHKRPIMRAVLEINSHIGSQFDKQWVAHFNQVVKAKIT, from the coding sequence ATGAGTGAAAGTAGCATTGAGGTCGATGAAGAGACGATCAAGGATTTCCTTGGCGAGCTGACCGACGCCTACGACAATATGTCTGACGCGCTGGTACGCATCGACGATGCACCCGATGACCGCAGCGCCATCGATGAACTGTTCCGCGTAGTCCACTCGATCAAGAGCAATCTGCGCATGGTGGGGCTCGAGCAGCTCTCCGAGATCATCCACATGCTAGAGGATATTCTCGATGCCATTCGCCACGGCCACCTCCACCACGTCGCAGGTTTTAACGATCTACTACTACTGGTTGTCGCACAGATTCGTGAACTCTCTGCACAGCAGCTTAGCTCGCCTGGGGAGAGCGCCGAAAGTGGACAACTACACACTCTCATCCACACGCTCACCGACACCGACCCGGCACATCTTCAGCAGCGTGTCATAGAGACACTGCAGCAGATTGACCCCAATGGAGATTACGAGGTTGCTGAATCTCCCCAGCCAACCCGTAGCGACTCAACCGCACAAAGCGCCGACATCGCCTTCTTCTTTGAATTGAGCCAGCAGATCGAGAGCGTGACCCCATTCTGGCCGGGCCGCAGCACCCGTCTACTCGATCTCTGCCTGAGCATGAATGAGGCGGCGGATAATCCGGTCGACGAGGTACAGCTCACCGCAGCAGTCTACCTCTACGATATTGGCATGTCGTTCCTACCAATCGAGATCGCCACTAAGGGCGAACCGCTCAGCGATGAGGAGAGCGCACAGCTCAAAGGTCACAGCCGCATAGGTTACGAGTGGATGCGTCGTATGAGTGGCTGGGAGTCTGCAGCCGAGATGATCCACCACCACCATGAACGGCTCGATGGAAGCGGTTACCCGCAACAGCTAAACGGGGAACAGATTTGCGAGGGGGCGAAAATCATCGCCATCGCCGACACCTTTGTTGCCATGATCAGCAACCGCTGCTACCGCGAACATAAACGTCCAATCATGCGTGCCGTGCTGGAGATCAACAGCCACATCGGCAGTCAATTCGACAAACAGTGGGTGGCGCACTTCAACCAGGTGGTAAAGGCGAAAATCACCTGA
- a CDS encoding GNAT family N-acetyltransferase has protein sequence MTDALRISSVHQTSGSEWNACMTIYRATFPAWEREPEAVIADRLNEGSYQLMAGLLSGRVVGFYIQELNPLNAYVMFNYLAVDESQRNGGIGTLLCRDAMARFKRLSGFSWLLVEAEERQAIFYGRLGFHKLAFDYFAPRYDDSESVPMHLMVLPQEKRPKSIPAKELADIIRHLFHNGYLLDHDDPRVERQLSRLADDVSLVTWPHNKQ, from the coding sequence ATGACTGATGCCCTGCGTATCTCGTCAGTACACCAGACCTCGGGTAGCGAGTGGAATGCCTGCATGACGATCTATCGCGCGACCTTCCCTGCGTGGGAACGAGAGCCGGAGGCAGTGATCGCCGATCGACTCAACGAGGGCAGCTATCAGTTGATGGCCGGCCTGTTGAGTGGACGTGTCGTCGGTTTTTACATTCAGGAACTCAACCCATTAAACGCCTATGTCATGTTTAATTATCTAGCAGTGGATGAGAGCCAGCGGAACGGGGGGATTGGGACACTGTTATGTCGAGATGCCATGGCACGCTTTAAGCGACTCTCCGGTTTCTCCTGGCTACTGGTCGAGGCCGAGGAGAGACAGGCGATCTTCTACGGTCGGCTTGGGTTTCATAAATTGGCTTTTGACTACTTCGCCCCACGTTATGACGATAGCGAGAGCGTGCCTATGCACTTGATGGTGCTGCCACAGGAGAAGAGGCCGAAGAGCATTCCGGCCAAGGAGCTGGCTGATATAATCCGACACCTTTTTCATAACGGTTACCTGCTGGACCATGACGATCCTCGAGTAGAACGTCAGCTCTCCCGACTAGCCGATGATGTATCACTGGTCACCTGGCCACACAACAAACAATAG
- a CDS encoding ATP-binding cassette domain-containing protein: MAVSVGLLTPSSGTITVLDEDMLTHRYRVLPRMNFSSPYVDLPMRLTVRENLTVYAHLYGVPQVKRRIAQLCEQLDIGEFIGRRYGTLSAGQRTRVAPRQGTAQPTGTATT, from the coding sequence ATGGCGGTCAGCGTCGGTCTGCTCACCCCTAGCAGTGGCACTATCACCGTACTGGATGAGGACATGCTCACCCACCGCTACCGAGTGTTGCCACGGATGAACTTCTCATCACCCTATGTCGACCTGCCGATGCGTCTTACCGTGCGAGAGAATCTGACCGTCTACGCACATCTCTACGGTGTGCCACAGGTAAAAAGGCGAATTGCACAGCTCTGTGAACAGCTCGATATCGGTGAGTTTATTGGCCGCCGTTACGGTACTCTCTCTGCCGGACAACGCACCCGAGTTGCACCTCGCCAAGGCACTGCTCAACCAACCGGAACTGCTACTACTTGA
- a CDS encoding ATP-binding cassette domain-containing protein, protein MQQPAIQVERLHKQFDEVNAVDGISFQVDRGSICGLLGGNGAGKTTTLSILLGESLFCGSMFWASKPKQAANT, encoded by the coding sequence ATGCAACAGCCCGCTATTCAGGTCGAACGGCTCCACAAGCAGTTCGATGAGGTCAACGCCGTCGACGGCATCAGCTTTCAGGTAGACCGGGGGTCAATCTGCGGCCTACTCGGCGGTAACGGTGCCGGTAAAACCACCACCCTCTCTATCCTGCTCGGGGAGTCGCTATTTTGCGGAAGCATGTTTTGGGCATCCAAGCCCAAGCAAGCGGCAAATACTTAA
- a CDS encoding Rieske (2Fe-2S) protein has protein sequence MKVKTALVAATEIKDDSARGFSVTVNDDPLELFVVNRSGNFYAYLNKCPHVGGELNWRPDQFLDVDCQHIECGMHGALFKIEDGYCIYGPCLGHSLTPLEIELIDGMITLLSDSKP, from the coding sequence ATGAAGGTCAAAACAGCGCTTGTAGCCGCTACCGAGATCAAAGATGACAGCGCACGTGGTTTCAGTGTCACGGTTAACGATGATCCACTCGAGCTTTTTGTCGTCAACCGCAGCGGTAACTTCTACGCCTATCTCAATAAGTGCCCCCACGTCGGTGGTGAGCTCAACTGGCGCCCCGATCAGTTTCTCGATGTCGACTGCCAGCACATCGAGTGCGGCATGCACGGTGCGCTGTTTAAAATCGAGGATGGCTACTGTATCTACGGCCCCTGTCTGGGACACTCGCTAACACCGTTAGAGATTGAACTAATCGACGGTATGATCACCCTTTTAAGCGACTCGAAACCCTAA
- the coq7 gene encoding 2-polyprenyl-3-methyl-6-methoxy-1,4-benzoquinone monooxygenase encodes MNRRDYPPLDQLVMNLDMALQTVFGQPKITERPNPADDLDDTELSEAEQRHVAGLMRINHAGEVCAQALYQGQALTAKLPEVRDSMARAAQEENDHLDWCEGRVKDMGSRKSLLNPLWYAGSFAIGATAGLAGDKWSLGFVAETEKQVVKHLDEHLESIPEHDEKSRAILEQMKVDEQHHATLALQAGGADLPWPIKKLMGLTSKLMTKSVYHI; translated from the coding sequence ATGAATAGACGCGACTACCCCCCCCTCGACCAGCTGGTGATGAATCTCGACATGGCGCTTCAGACCGTCTTCGGTCAGCCGAAAATCACCGAACGTCCCAACCCGGCCGACGATCTTGATGATACCGAGCTGAGCGAGGCGGAACAGCGCCATGTAGCGGGGCTGATGCGTATCAATCACGCCGGTGAGGTCTGCGCCCAGGCGCTCTATCAGGGCCAAGCACTGACCGCCAAGCTACCCGAGGTGCGCGACAGCATGGCGCGCGCCGCGCAGGAGGAGAACGACCACCTCGACTGGTGCGAGGGACGGGTTAAGGATATGGGTAGCCGCAAGAGCCTGCTCAATCCCCTCTGGTATGCCGGCTCATTCGCCATCGGTGCCACGGCGGGTCTTGCCGGTGACAAGTGGAGCCTTGGTTTTGTTGCCGAGACCGAGAAGCAGGTGGTGAAGCACCTCGATGAACACCTCGAGTCAATTCCCGAGCACGACGAGAAGAGTCGCGCAATTCTTGAGCAGATGAAGGTCGATGAGCAGCACCACGCTACGCTCGCACTGCAGGCCGGAGGGGCAGATCTACCCTGGCCGATCAAAAAATTGATGGGACTCACCTCCAAGCTGATGACCAAGAGCGTCTACCACATCTAA
- a CDS encoding OsmC family protein, which yields MKARIKWVEEATFVGESGSGHAVVMDGPPEHGGRDLGVRPMEMLLLGMGGCASFDVIHILKKSRQDVTNCVAEIEAERAESEPKVFTKIHIHFIVSGNELKDGKVQKAVELSAEKYCSASIMLGNAGVEISHDYEVVA from the coding sequence ATGAAGGCGAGAATCAAGTGGGTTGAAGAGGCGACCTTTGTCGGTGAATCGGGTAGTGGTCATGCCGTCGTGATGGATGGGCCACCCGAGCATGGCGGCCGTGACCTGGGTGTGCGTCCGATGGAGATGCTGCTGCTGGGTATGGGGGGCTGCGCCTCATTTGATGTGATCCATATTCTCAAAAAATCGCGCCAGGATGTCACCAACTGTGTGGCAGAGATCGAGGCCGAACGCGCTGAGAGCGAACCCAAGGTTTTCACCAAGATTCATATCCACTTTATCGTCAGCGGCAACGAGCTTAAGGATGGCAAGGTGCAGAAGGCGGTAGAGCTCTCAGCCGAGAAGTACTGTTCAGCCTCTATCATGCTCGGCAATGCAGGTGTGGAGATCTCACACGATTACGAGGTTGTTGCGTAG
- a CDS encoding VOC family protein: MKRPNPTSGMRHVALYVADMGAAEHFYVELLGMTVEWRPDANNVYLTSGNDNVALHSSPEGYDTSGDQSLDHIGYILETMQDVDDWFEFLRANGVKMKTEPRTHRDGARSFYCLDPDGNTVQMIFHPPLVGQG, from the coding sequence ATGAAGCGTCCCAACCCCACCAGCGGTATGCGCCATGTGGCGCTCTATGTGGCTGATATGGGCGCAGCGGAACACTTCTATGTCGAGTTGTTGGGGATGACGGTTGAGTGGCGACCAGACGCCAACAACGTCTACCTCACCTCAGGCAACGACAACGTCGCCCTGCACAGCTCCCCGGAAGGTTACGACACCAGCGGCGATCAATCGCTCGACCATATTGGCTACATCCTCGAGACGATGCAGGACGTCGACGACTGGTTCGAGTTCCTGCGCGCTAATGGAGTGAAGATGAAGACTGAACCACGTACCCACCGCGACGGTGCGCGCAGCTTCTACTGTCTCGATCCCGATGGCAATACGGTGCAGATGATCTTCCATCCGCCGCTGGTCGGCCAGGGATAA
- the crp gene encoding cAMP-activated global transcriptional regulator CRP: MTKLIPQDTGNPVIDRFLEHCHKRRYPPKTVIIVAGDKPDVLYYIVEGSVSVLIEDDDGREIVLAYLNPGDFFGEMGLFDDSTRSAWVRARTECTLAEISYNNFRQLAMDDSDILFALSSQMATRLRNTSRKVSDLAFLDVTGRVAGTLLDLARQPDALTHPDGMQISITRQELGRIVGCSREMVGRVIKTLEDQHLISAKGKTIVVYGTR; the protein is encoded by the coding sequence ATGACAAAATTGATTCCACAGGACACCGGAAACCCGGTCATCGACCGCTTTCTCGAGCACTGCCACAAACGCCGCTATCCGCCCAAAACGGTGATCATCGTCGCAGGTGACAAACCCGACGTGCTCTACTACATCGTCGAAGGGTCGGTCTCGGTGCTGATCGAGGACGATGATGGTCGCGAGATCGTGCTCGCCTACCTCAATCCCGGTGATTTCTTTGGCGAAATGGGACTGTTTGACGACAGTACCCGCAGCGCCTGGGTGCGCGCCCGCACCGAATGCACGCTGGCCGAGATCAGCTACAACAACTTCCGTCAGCTGGCGATGGACGATTCCGACATCCTCTTCGCCCTCTCTTCACAGATGGCAACCCGACTGCGTAATACCAGTCGCAAGGTAAGCGACCTTGCCTTTCTTGATGTCACTGGACGTGTTGCTGGCACCCTGCTCGACCTGGCGCGCCAACCCGATGCACTGACTCACCCAGACGGCATGCAGATATCGATCACCCGCCAGGAGCTGGGAAGGATTGTCGGCTGTTCACGAGAGATGGTCGGACGTGTAATAAAGACGCTCGAGGATCAACACCTGATCTCGGCCAAGGGCAAAACAATTGTTGTCTACGGAACGCGCTGA
- a CDS encoding (Fe-S)-binding protein has translation MDQPVTPPDQQILKETDQCVLCGLCLPHCPTYHLTRNEAESPRGRISLMQALARGQLQADAELKGHLDRCLVCRSCERVCPSQVPYGKLIDEARALFAPGAAQSSSRSVPLQQLLDSVADKQGRLRQVAKGLRLYQRSGAQWLARQSGLLRGLKLDGLEQALPNVPEPLNLKSYYPPQGEKRADVALFTGCIGEMMDDGTLPSAIKLLNILGYGVQIPVSQGCCGSLHQHNGEPEQAKSLAHINVTAFNGLEVEAVIGTGSGCTAQLREYAARYGEENGFKVAVYDICDFLATIEWPEQICFRPLKQRIAIHEPCASRNLLNGMASVQKLLAMIPELVARPLANNNRCCGAAGSYMVTQPALADALRREKLSAITAASADAVVSTNIGCALHIQAGRPGLELHHPIALLLQQITSV, from the coding sequence TTGGACCAACCCGTTACACCGCCCGATCAGCAGATACTCAAAGAGACCGACCAGTGCGTGCTCTGCGGTCTCTGCCTGCCCCACTGCCCGACCTACCACCTCACCCGCAACGAGGCGGAGTCCCCGCGTGGACGCATTTCGCTGATGCAGGCGCTGGCGCGTGGCCAGCTGCAGGCAGATGCAGAGCTCAAGGGGCACCTCGACCGCTGTCTGGTCTGCCGCAGCTGTGAGCGAGTCTGCCCGTCACAGGTCCCCTACGGCAAGCTGATCGATGAGGCGCGTGCGCTGTTTGCCCCCGGCGCCGCTCAGTCCTCATCACGCAGTGTGCCACTGCAACAGCTGCTCGACAGCGTCGCCGATAAACAGGGGCGTCTACGACAGGTCGCTAAAGGCCTGCGTCTCTATCAGCGCTCCGGTGCTCAGTGGCTGGCGCGCCAGAGTGGTCTGTTGCGAGGCCTCAAACTCGACGGACTGGAGCAGGCACTGCCCAACGTGCCCGAACCGCTCAACCTGAAAAGCTACTACCCTCCTCAGGGTGAGAAGCGAGCCGATGTCGCCCTCTTTACCGGCTGTATCGGCGAAATGATGGACGACGGCACCCTGCCGAGTGCGATCAAACTGCTCAACATCCTCGGTTATGGCGTGCAGATTCCCGTCAGCCAGGGGTGTTGCGGTTCGCTCCATCAACACAACGGCGAACCTGAGCAGGCAAAGTCACTCGCTCACATCAATGTCACCGCTTTTAACGGGCTAGAGGTAGAGGCGGTTATCGGTACGGGTAGCGGTTGTACCGCGCAGTTGCGGGAGTATGCGGCTCGTTATGGAGAAGAGAACGGCTTCAAGGTAGCGGTCTATGACATCTGCGACTTCCTCGCTACGATCGAGTGGCCGGAGCAGATCTGCTTTCGCCCCCTCAAACAGCGCATCGCCATTCACGAACCCTGTGCCAGCCGCAATCTGCTCAATGGCATGGCGAGCGTACAGAAGCTACTGGCGATGATCCCGGAACTAGTGGCACGGCCGCTGGCAAACAATAATCGCTGTTGTGGTGCTGCGGGTAGTTACATGGTAACCCAACCAGCACTAGCCGATGCCTTACGACGTGAGAAACTCTCTGCCATTACCGCCGCGTCGGCCGATGCAGTTGTCAGCACCAACATCGGCTGCGCACTCCATATTCAGGCGGGCAGGCCGGGGCTTGAACTACACCACCCGATCGCGCTGCTGTTACAGCAGATCACCAGCGTCTAG
- a CDS encoding PfkB family carbohydrate kinase: MSAILAVGIATLDIINTVDDYPIENSEQRITGQRIVCGGNATNTLSVLQQFGFSCSLAASLADEPDGRRVIAMLEARSIDLDHCLIDSTGKVPTSYITLNLHNGSRTILHHRDLEEFQLEDFKRIDLSRYDWIHFEGRNISQTKAMLDHLRSHHPEVKYSIEIEKPRDNIEQLFDHADLLLFSRIYALHNGFDSPELFLNQIRDHHDVADLVVAWGKMGATALDRAGNFYQAPAYPPEKVVDTLAAGDTFNAAFIASQLKQQPFVMSLHEACRLAGAKCGQLCLDNLVDSES; encoded by the coding sequence ATGTCCGCTATCCTTGCTGTCGGTATCGCCACCCTCGATATCATCAACACCGTGGATGACTATCCCATCGAGAATAGTGAGCAACGCATCACTGGTCAGCGAATCGTCTGTGGCGGAAATGCCACCAACACCCTCTCGGTGCTGCAACAGTTCGGATTCTCCTGTTCACTTGCGGCAAGCCTTGCCGACGAGCCCGATGGCCGGCGTGTGATCGCCATGCTGGAGGCGCGCAGTATCGACCTTGATCACTGCCTCATCGATAGCACGGGTAAAGTCCCAACCTCCTATATCACTCTCAATCTCCACAACGGCTCACGCACTATCCTCCACCACCGTGATCTTGAAGAGTTTCAGCTGGAGGATTTCAAACGTATCGATCTAAGTCGCTACGACTGGATCCACTTCGAGGGGCGCAACATCAGCCAGACCAAAGCGATGCTCGACCACCTGCGCAGCCACCACCCCGAAGTTAAGTATTCAATCGAGATTGAGAAGCCGCGTGACAACATCGAGCAGCTGTTTGATCACGCCGATCTACTGCTCTTTTCACGCATCTATGCACTCCACAACGGCTTCGACTCACCCGAGCTGTTTCTTAATCAGATTCGTGATCACCACGATGTCGCCGATCTGGTCGTTGCCTGGGGTAAGATGGGTGCAACCGCACTCGATCGCGCGGGTAACTTCTATCAGGCGCCAGCCTATCCCCCTGAGAAAGTTGTCGATACACTCGCTGCGGGTGACACCTTCAACGCCGCCTTTATCGCCTCGCAACTCAAGCAACAGCCATTTGTTATGTCACTACACGAGGCGTGTCGTCTCGCGGGTGCCAAGTGCGGTCAGCTGTGTTTAGACAATCTGGTCGATAGCGAATCATGA
- a CDS encoding (2Fe-2S) ferredoxin domain-containing protein gives MSHYQYHLFVCTNQRDDGCACCGNHGAQALRDYAKKRCKELGIHGAGQVRVNSAGCMDRCDKGPVMVIYPGETWYTFIDKEDIDEIIEQHLLKGKVVERLKI, from the coding sequence ATGTCCCACTACCAGTACCACCTCTTTGTCTGTACCAACCAACGTGACGATGGCTGTGCCTGCTGCGGTAATCACGGTGCGCAGGCCCTGCGTGATTACGCCAAGAAGCGCTGTAAGGAGCTTGGTATTCACGGTGCGGGGCAGGTGAGAGTCAATTCGGCGGGTTGCATGGATCGCTGCGACAAGGGACCGGTGATGGTGATCTACCCGGGGGAAACCTGGTACACCTTCATCGATAAAGAGGATATCGACGAGATCATTGAGCAGCATCTGCTCAAGGGTAAGGTAGTGGAGCGGTTGAAGATCTAA
- a CDS encoding ABC transporter permease, which produces MNSLSLHRIGAMVLRYTYLLRKSWPRLLELVYWPTVQMILWGFISQFFTQHSSWVAQAAGVLIAGVLLWDVLFRGHLGVTLAFFEEMYSRNLGHLFASPLRPYELVISLTTISLIRTLIGISGAAALAIPLYHFSIFDIGLPLLGFFAGLLMMGWSIGILLSSLVMRYGLGAENLAWVAIFAIAPICGIYYPISTLPEWLQSVAWWLPASHVFEGMRAVMFDGTFRADLMIKALTLDLLYLAVAITIFLRTFRVAREKGLLLHVGE; this is translated from the coding sequence ATGAATAGCCTCTCGCTACATCGCATCGGCGCGATGGTGCTGCGCTACACCTATCTGCTACGCAAGTCGTGGCCACGACTGCTGGAGCTGGTCTACTGGCCGACGGTACAGATGATTCTGTGGGGTTTTATCAGCCAGTTTTTTACCCAGCACAGTAGCTGGGTGGCACAGGCGGCTGGGGTACTGATCGCTGGCGTACTGCTCTGGGATGTTCTGTTCCGTGGTCACCTCGGCGTAACCCTCGCCTTCTTTGAAGAGATGTACTCACGCAATCTCGGTCACCTCTTTGCATCCCCCCTCCGACCCTACGAACTGGTGATCTCGCTCACCACTATCAGTCTGATTCGTACCCTGATAGGTATCAGCGGGGCCGCAGCACTGGCGATACCGCTCTATCACTTCTCGATCTTCGACATCGGCCTGCCACTACTCGGTTTCTTCGCCGGGCTGTTGATGATGGGCTGGTCGATCGGCATCCTGCTCTCATCACTGGTGATGCGTTACGGACTCGGTGCTGAGAACCTCGCCTGGGTTGCGATCTTCGCCATCGCTCCGATCTGCGGCATCTACTACCCAATATCAACCCTGCCGGAGTGGCTGCAGAGCGTGGCCTGGTGGCTACCAGCAAGCCATGTCTTTGAGGGGATGCGTGCGGTAATGTTCGACGGCACTTTCCGCGCCGATCTGATGATTAAGGCACTCACTCTCGATCTACTCTATCTGGCCGTCGCCATTACTATCTTTCTACGCACCTTCCGCGTGGCACGCGAAAAAGGGTTACTACTTCATGTTGGTGAGTAA
- a CDS encoding TerB family tellurite resistance protein, producing the protein MIDQLRRLLQRSRRCSSKSSSIIDGVQLATATLLIEIARADHTIETAERSAIEQLLRNRFSLDETALKLLMDEAERSSEQSVSLYPYTRLINDHFKLSEKREIIELLWRVAFADGHKDDHEEHQIRKIASLIYLPHRDFIAARQQASRATKHQ; encoded by the coding sequence ATGATCGATCAATTACGACGCCTGCTACAGCGTTCCAGGCGCTGTAGCAGCAAAAGCAGCAGCATCATCGATGGCGTGCAGCTGGCAACCGCCACACTGCTAATCGAGATAGCACGTGCCGATCACACCATCGAAACAGCAGAACGCTCTGCCATTGAACAGCTACTACGCAACCGCTTCTCACTCGATGAGACGGCCCTCAAGCTACTGATGGACGAGGCCGAACGCAGTAGTGAACAGAGCGTCTCGCTCTACCCCTACACCCGCCTGATCAACGACCACTTCAAACTCAGCGAGAAAAGAGAGATCATCGAACTACTCTGGCGCGTCGCCTTCGCCGATGGCCATAAGGATGATCACGAAGAACACCAGATCCGCAAAATCGCCAGCCTCATCTACCTCCCCCACCGCGACTTCATCGCTGCACGCCAACAGGCATCCAGGGCAACTAAACATCAATGA
- a CDS encoding HU family DNA-binding protein: MAVKKKAAPKKKAAAKKAAAAAPKKAATKTEILNNLSEATGLTKKDVGAVFDAMSEMINKEINPRRRGPGVFNIPGLMKIKVVKKPATKARKGINPFTGEEMMFKAKPARNTVKVLPLKALKEMV; the protein is encoded by the coding sequence ATGGCTGTAAAGAAAAAAGCTGCACCAAAAAAGAAGGCCGCTGCAAAGAAAGCTGCCGCTGCTGCACCTAAGAAAGCAGCAACCAAGACCGAGATTCTGAACAACCTCTCAGAGGCCACCGGTCTGACCAAGAAGGATGTCGGTGCTGTATTCGACGCCATGTCAGAAATGATCAACAAAGAGATCAACCCACGTCGTCGTGGACCGGGCGTATTCAATATCCCAGGTCTGATGAAGATCAAGGTTGTGAAGAAGCCTGCTACCAAGGCTCGCAAGGGCATCAACCCCTTCACCGGCGAAGAGATGATGTTCAAGGCGAAACCAGCACGCAACACCGTCAAGGTACTGCCGCTGAAGGCGCTGAAAGAGATGGTCTAA